ATCTTGGTGGCAAATTTGATTGTAAATACGATTGTAAAAAATGCCATGGAAAAGGAGAAGATGCAAAAAAGAGGTGCGGAAATAGCGGGTGTTATCGTGGTCACACTTTTACTTTTCGTATTTGCGTGGGTTGGAAAAGGAACTTTGTTTACGGTGAATATCTTTGTGGCGTGTGCGGTGACGGTTGCGCTGTTTGGGCTGCATAAGGGGTTGGAGAATATTGTATAGAAACATCCTAAGAAGTTTTAAAGCATAGGAAGATAAAGGAAAATTCCATATCTTCCTTTTTTAGTGGAAAAACAAAATGGATAATCATACTTTTTTATGATATTCTATAATAGGATTGACATTTTTTAATTTGTTAAGATAGAAAGGTGTTCATAATGACGGTTAATTATGAAAAAAAACGAGTCCTAAAAAACGGACACCCTAAAAGATATAATGAAAAGACAATAGGCAGAAAAAGAGGTATATTATGTTTACGACAATTGAATTATTTGCAGGTGCCGGAGGCTTGGCATTGGGTGTTGAAAAAGCAGGATTTCATACGATTGGACTGATTGAATTTGATAAGGATGCGTGCGATACATTGCGTACGAATAGACCTGAATGGAATGTAATATGTGATGATATTGCAAACATTTCTGGGCAGAATCTGGAAAAATTATTTAACATAAAAAAAGGAGAATTAGATCTTCTGTCAGGCGGAGCACCATGTCAGGCTTTTTCCTATGCAGGTAAAAGACTTGGACTTGAAGATGCAAGAGGAACACTATTTTATCATTATGCGGTTTTTCTTGAAAAGCTACAACCGAAGATGTTTTTATTTGAAAATGTAAGAGGATTACTCACTCATGATGGTGGAAAGACTTACAGCACCATTCTAGATATTTTTGAAAAAGCAGGATATGAAATTCAAAAGGAAGTCTTAAATGCTTGGAACTATGGTGTAGCGCAGAAAAGAGAACGATTAATGACAGTTGGCATTCGAAAGGATCTTGCTGGTAAAATAAAATACTCGTTTCCAACGCCACATGAGTACAAGCCAATACTAAGGGATATTTTGCAGGATGTTCCTGAAAGTGTAGGTGTTCCATATGGTGAGAGTAAAAGAAAAATATTTGAATTAGTACCACCAGGGGGATATTGGAGAGACATTGATCCGGAAATTGCAAAATCATATATGAAGAGCTGTTGGGATATGCAAGGTGGCAGAACAGGAATATTGAGGAGAATGAGCATGGATGAGCCTTCGCTGACGGTATTGACATCTCCATCCCAAAAGCAGACAGAACGTTGTCATCCATTGGAAGCAAGACCATTTACAGTAAGAGAAAATGCGAGATGTCAAAGCTTTCCGGATGATTGGCAATTCTGCGGAAAGGTTATGTCACAGTATAAGCAGGTAGGAAATGCGGTACCGGTTAATTTGGCATATGAAGTTGCAAAGGAAATTTACAATGCACTGGAGGAAGGAAAGGAATGGATTGGAAAATAAAATTTATAACGGAAGAAGACTTTATAGAACACGTTAGGGCAACTATTGAGAAGTATGGAGATAAACTGGAGTCATTTGATATTAAGCGCTTTAATAAGAATATCATTGATCCAATTAAATTAATTTTTGATAAAACAGTATATCGTTCAACATGGGATGAGATTGTAAGTAATGAAATTTTTAGACAAAGAGATAAGGCAAATAATAATGATATTGGGTATTTTCATCAAAGAATATTCCAGTATATTGCAAACTGCCACGTTCCCGAAAATGGAAAAGAAGGTGGATGGGATGTAATATACAACAATCCAGATGGAATTAAGCTGCCAGATGGAGATGTGGTTCATAATGTTTATGTTGAAATGAAGAATAAGCATAATACAATGAATTCTGCATCCGCAGGTAAAACGTATATAAAGATGCAGAATCAGTTACTGAAAGATGATGATTGTGCCTGCTTTCTTGTAGAAGCAATTGCTCAAAAATCGCAGAATATCAAATGGGAAACAACGGTTGACAAAAATAAGGTTTCTCATAGACGAATAAGACGAGTAAGTTTAGATCAGTTTTATGCGATAGTAACTGGTGAGGAAGATGCATTCTATCAAATTTGTATGGTGTTGCCTGAAATCATTGAAAATGTAGTCAATAGTGGAGAAGGTATTAAGGTTCCAGAAGATACAGTA
This genomic window from Roseburia sp. 831b contains:
- a CDS encoding DNA cytosine methyltransferase, giving the protein MFTTIELFAGAGGLALGVEKAGFHTIGLIEFDKDACDTLRTNRPEWNVICDDIANISGQNLEKLFNIKKGELDLLSGGAPCQAFSYAGKRLGLEDARGTLFYHYAVFLEKLQPKMFLFENVRGLLTHDGGKTYSTILDIFEKAGYEIQKEVLNAWNYGVAQKRERLMTVGIRKDLAGKIKYSFPTPHEYKPILRDILQDVPESVGVPYGESKRKIFELVPPGGYWRDIDPEIAKSYMKSCWDMQGGRTGILRRMSMDEPSLTVLTSPSQKQTERCHPLEARPFTVRENARCQSFPDDWQFCGKVMSQYKQVGNAVPVNLAYEVAKEIYNALEEGKEWIGK
- a CDS encoding Eco47II family restriction endonuclease, with the protein product MDWKIKFITEEDFIEHVRATIEKYGDKLESFDIKRFNKNIIDPIKLIFDKTVYRSTWDEIVSNEIFRQRDKANNNDIGYFHQRIFQYIANCHVPENGKEGGWDVIYNNPDGIKLPDGDVVHNVYVEMKNKHNTMNSASAGKTYIKMQNQLLKDDDCACFLVEAIAQKSQNIKWETTVDKNKVSHRRIRRVSLDQFYAIVTGEEDAFYQICMVLPEIIENVVNSGEGIKVPEDTVLDELKNIAIQIGEDSEKMTMAMAVYMLGFNTYNGFRDYLKEESSVESDALKRLYMYAKMVNK